The following coding sequences are from one Megalopta genalis isolate 19385.01 chromosome 19, iyMegGena1_principal, whole genome shotgun sequence window:
- the LRR gene encoding capping protein regulator and myosin 1 linker 1 leucine rich repeat protein isoform X3, whose protein sequence is MSTRSQLTKDLNESVKALLGKHVKILLKNVVKLETKQDKQENRVLVFSPCRLFLLTAKVPTRLDCHFHYLEITSIESKRANQLLLTVGERYYNFTTTGAGADTTEVDAMIEALHTAIRNIFPTVPLNYIIRKIEVIPASRLQSIRGSELARSTEATRHTGPCGGFSTQYACMCDLHGVLYREEVAWDVDTIYLSHDTRELNLRDFDHLDQKDLVPIISALEYNTWFTKLRASHLKLSHEPLERLLHVMRRSLSIQELYLDNLGIKWDFAHKLSLALISNGNTMLQTIDLSYNTIEDKGGAHLSGPIGKLPKGLQKLNLAHCGLTGKGISQVAHALSLNRSMQTSLQYLNLSENSLKDDINNLCNFLAQPNSLTHLDLSGTDTTLECLFGALLRGCATNLVHLNVARNSFSSKKTKEIPPSFKQFFTATLSLKYLNISCCKLPLEALKHLLLGLACNESTVGLELDMSGNNLGSMGAHVLESCIHGVRCIASLDISDSNMDVDLAQVITAIGKNKSIKQLYMGRNTVSMKSKHIAIVMDALVQMLQEDDCVLQALHLPDSRLKSDLYNLINALGSNTCLHTLDISGNQIGDPGARLLAKALQINNHLRTIIYDKNNITLQGYADIVHALEKNCSVRHMPFPIFDLQPCMKTSAEKTEQLAKKIQDLLQRNVTPCKYSHGQAFRLQQGFLLSSTQQMVDRLVVQTQDTIKAIAAESCDANNDINYATGLIQDADNSKQLLPRLHEVLQRRDENNPIELKLHDMANELHKVVTGYLQDSLDAMIKCANEQCPTILQQTVIRGDESESIAVEDDLRNSCKEKNQISSEFIHTTITEQAGADIVNRVNELNLAVAGHVSDRITDEVIESLSRSYKNLIGDCDSRTRSSTPDVLRPSAGSMSSGSVIGVTSTVGVSTTLAIGRASLASEEDCPPETYSLVNSIGQCSSDQSPMATPHLSNKRKSLHGRKLRPKSVVDSVEGLSADDIPDLLPPLPKSQAEAISETEHSLTESLDSVSELPNTVGQQLQHLVKSRPRRTKTRAPTRPMLRPDQPMDGLALGEGLDVFFRPTTPTTPLISPTSDDSSLHTFPTDGSPNLSLASHKSIPPDTDKKPGCSSPMLKTLLEPAPRSRSSDNLEKFSPLVGRRSQGDSPLTASPLARRNTTDNAQNHERIVAKSDSSNGTSSNSFVNTADISKRSTLPITGSGTNSVSSRDSDENGKMLQLTTAANSSDRDVSLATSVPKDYESRKSLTKKSAMEMDKSASQPLPSLKLRSIGFDLRSPTNGSSTKNTSEASKSPVLKPSAKGSCSTSDGKSNGALSKTKLTPPATAPKPRPWSMATDRKSGEFNLLSDGSSPNTSAGNTPDSGDALDESTDSGVSGPASLPPTLSASSTASSLSNTSVEKRSVRELAASLSKSKTERKEHEHTAPAAWRSVLQRSINQPDIKVMEVPKTVEEKRISYKLRRTSFLHDSNFNYDSDVVDV, encoded by the exons ATGTCAACCAGATCTCAACTTACGAAAGATTTAAACG AATCGGTGAAAGCGTTACTCGGTAAGCACGTGaagatattattaaaaaatgttgTGAAATTGGAAACAAAGCAGGATAAACAAGAAAATCGTGTTCTA GTTTTTTCACCATGCCGTCTGTTTCTTTTAACGGCCAAAGTACCCACAAGG CTCGACTGTCACTTTCATTACTTAGAAATAACATCTATAGAATCCAAAAGAGCAAACCAGTTATTATTAACTGTTGGAGAGAGGTATTACAATTTTACTACTACAGGAGCAGGCGCAGACACTACAGAAGTAGATGCAATGATCGAGGCCTTACATACTGCAATCCGAAATATCTTTCCAACTGTACCCTTAAA TtatattataagaaaaataGAAGTAATACCAGCTAGTAGATTGCAGAGCATAAGAGGTAGCGAATTAGCCAGAAGTACAGAAGCAACAAGACACACTGGGCCCTGTGGTGGATTTTCAACTCAGTATGCATGCATGTGTGACTTACATGGTGTATTATACAGAGAAGAAGTTGCTTGG GATGTTGATACAATATACCTCTCTCATGACACAAGGGAATTAAATTTAAGGGATTTTGATCATTTAGATCAGAAAGATTTGGTGCCAATCATTTCTGCCTTGGAATATAATACTTGGTTCACAAAATTACGAGCGTCTCATTTGAAATTGAGTCATGAACCTTTGGAACGATTATTACATGTTATGCGCAGATCTCTTTCCATTCAAGAACTGTATCTAGATAATCTTGGAattaaatg GGATTTTGCCCATAAATTATCACTAGCTTTAATTTCCAATGGTAACACAATGTTGCAAACTATTGATCTATCGTACAATACTATTGAAGATAAAG gaGGTGCACATTTAAGTGGTCCCATTGGCAAGCTACCTAAAGGATTACAAAAGCTAAACTTAGCACATTGTGGACTAACAGGGAAAGGAATAAGTCAAGTCGCACATGCGTTAAGTTTAAATAGAAGCATGCAAACTAGTTTGCAATATTTGAATCTTTCGGAAAACTCTTTAAAAGATGACATCAAT AATTTGTGCAATTTTTTAGCACAACCTAATAGCCTAACTCATTTAGATCTAAGCGGTACAGATACTACACTGGAATGT cTGTTTGGTGCTCTACTACGGGGTTGTGCAACTAATCTAGTCCATTTGAATGTCGCTCGCAATTCTTTTTCAAGCAAAAAGACCAAAGAAATACCACCCAGCTTTAAACAGTTCTTTACAGCTACACTTTCATTAAAGTACTTAAATATATCTTGCTGCAAATTGCCGTTAGAAGCATTGAAGCATTTATTACTTGGCTTGGCGTGTAATGAAAGTACAGTTGGTTTAGAACTTGATATGAGTGGAAACAACTTAGGTTCCATGGGCGCTCACGTACTGGAGTCATGTATACATGGTGTGCGTTGTATAGCATCATTGGATATTTCCGACAGCA acATGGATGTTGATTTAGCACAAGTAATAACTGCTATAGGAAAGAACAAGTCTATAAAACAATTATATATGGGCCGTAACACTGTTAGTATGAAAAGTAAACATATTGCCATTGTAATGGATGCACTTGTGCAAATGCTTCAAGAAGATGACTGCGTTTTACAAGCACTACATTTACCGGATTCTCGATTAAAGTCTGATCTCTATAATCTTATTAATGCTCTTGGTAGTAATACGTGTCTTCATACTCTAGATATTAGTGGTAATCAAATTGGAGATCCTGGTGCAAGATTATTAGCAAAAGCACTGCAGATTAACAATCATTTGCGGACCattatttacgataaaaataaCATTACACTTCAAGGTTATGCGGATATTGTTCATGCTTTGGAGAA GAATTGTAGTGTGAGGCACATGCCGTTCCCAATTTTCGATCTGCAGCCTTGTATGAAAACCTCTGCTGAGAAAACTGAACAACTGGCCAAAAAGATACAAGATTTATTACAAAGAAACGTTACACCTTGCAAGTACAGTCACGGTCAAGCCTTTAGACTGCAACAAGGTTTTCTATTAAGTTCTACACAACAAATGGTTGATAGACTGGTTGTACAGACTCAGGATACTATTAAAGCCATTGCTGCTGAAAGCTGTGATGCTAACAATGATATCAATTATGCCACTGGGCTTATACAGGACGCTGATAACTCGAAACAG CTGTTACCAAGATTGCACGAAGTACTTCAAAGACGAGATGAAAATAAtccaattgaattaaaattacacGACATGGCAAATGAGCTTCATAAAGTCGTAACTGGATATTTACag GATTCCTTAGATGCGATGATAAAATGTGCGAATGAGCAATGTCCTACAATACTACAGCAGACAGTAATCAGAGGAGATGAAAGCGAATCGATTGCTGTGGAAGATGATCTGCGTAATAGTTGCAAAGAGAAAAACCAAATCAGTAGCGAATTTATACACACTACTATTACAGAACAAGCTGGAGCAGACATAGTCAATAGAGTCAA TGAATTAAATTTAGCTGTTGCTGGCCATGTGTCTGACAGAATAACAGATGAAGTCATTGAATCGTTATCGAGAAGTTACAAGAATTTG ATCGGCGATTGCGATAGTAGAACAAGGAGTAGCACGCCAGATGTACTACGGCCTAGTGCTGGCTCGATGAGCAGTGGCAGTGTCATAGGTGTTACAAGTACAGTAGGTGTATCCACAACATTAGCTATTGGTAGAGCCAGTCTTGCTTCGGAAGAAGATTGTCCACCTGAAACTTACTCGCTAGTAAATTCCATTGGACAGTGTTCTAGCGATCAATCTCCGATG GCAACGCCACATCTATCGAACAAACGCAAAAGTTTACATGGAAGAAAATTGAGACCTAAATCTGTGGTTGATTCGGTTGAGGGACTTTCTGCTGACGATATTCCTGATCTACTACCACCATTGCCAAAAAGTCAAGCAGAAG CCATCTCAGAGACAGAACATTCTTTGACAGAATCTTTAGATTCTGTTTCGGAGTTGCCTAATACCGTGGGTCAACAGTTGCAACATTTAGTGAAATCTAGACCGCGTAGAACGAAAACTAGAGCACCTACAAGACCAATGTTGAGACCGGATCAACCAATGGATGGTCTTGCTCTTGGGGAAGGTCTCGACGTATTCTTCCGACCAACTACTCCAACAACTCCTCTTATATCTCCAACAAGCGATGATAG CTCCTTACATACGTTTCCGACTGATGGCAGTCCAAATTTATCTCTTGCCAGTCACAAAAGTATTCCACCCGATACGGATAAGAAACCTGGTTGTAGTTCACCAATGTTAAAAACACTCCTTGAGCCTGCCCCACGATCACGGTCTAGCGATAATTTGGAGAAGTTTTCTCCGCTCGTCGGTAGAAGATCTCAAGGTGATTCACCATTAACTGCATCCCCATTAGCTCGACGGAATACTACTGATAATGCTCAAAATCATGAAAGAATCGTTGCGAAATCCGATAGTTCTAACGGGACGAGTAGTAATAGTTTTGTCAATACGGCTGACATTTCGAAACGTAGCACGTTGCCAATTACTGGATCTGGTACAAATTCAGTTAGCTCGCGGGATTCCGATGAGAACGGTAAAATGTTACAACTAACAACTGCTGCAAATTCTTCAGATAGGGATGTATCTCTTGCAACGTCTGTTCCTAAAGATTACGAAAGCAGAAAAAGTTTAACGAAAAAATCGGCCATGGAAATGGACAAATCTGCGAGCCAACCACTGCCCTCCCTCAAACTAAGATCGATTGGTTTCGATCTTAGAAGTCCGACAAATGGTAGCAGTACGAAAAATACTTCCGAAGCATCAAAGTCTCCAGTATTAAAACCGTCAGCTAAAGGAAGTTGTTCCACCAGTGACGGAAAGAGTAATGGTGCTTTATCAAAGACTAAATTAACTCCGCCTGCAACAGCTCCGAAACCAAGGCCTTGGAGTATGGCCACTGATAGAAAATCCG gagaatttaatttattaagcgATGGTTCTAGTCCAAATACTTCAGCAGGGAATACGCCAGATTCTGGCGATGCTCTTGACGAGTCAACGGATAGTGGTGTAAGTGGTCCCGCTTCATTGCCACCAACATTATCAGCAAGTAGCACCGCTAGTTCTTTAAGCAATACAAGCGTAGAAAAGCGATCTGTCAGAGAATTGGCAGCTAGTTTAAGCAAGAGTAAAACAGAAAGGAAAGAACACG AGCATACCGCACCTGCAGCATGGAGGTCGGTGCTTCAACGTTCTATCAACCAACCAGATATCAag GTAATGGAAGTGCCGAAAACGGTTGAAGAGAAACGAATAAGTTATAAACTTCGACGTACTTCTTTTTTACATGATTCGAATTTTAACTATGATAGCGATGTAGTGGACGTTTGA
- the LRR gene encoding capping protein regulator and myosin 1 linker 1 leucine rich repeat protein isoform X2: MSTRSQLTKDLNESVKALLGKHVKILLKNVVKLETKQDKQENRVLVFSPCRLFLLTAKVPTRLDCHFHYLEITSIESKRANQLLLTVGERYYNFTTTGAGADTTEVDAMIEALHTAIRNIFPTVPLNYIIRKIEVIPASRLQSIRGSELARSTEATRHTGPCGGFSTQYACMCDLHGVLYREEVAWDVDTIYLSHDTRELNLRDFDHLDQKDLVPIISALEYNTWFTKLRASHLKLSHEPLERLLHVMRRSLSIQELYLDNLGIKWDFAHKLSLALISNGNTMLQTIDLSYNTIEDKGGAHLSGPIGKLPKGLQKLNLAHCGLTGKGISQVAHALSLNRSMQTSLQYLNLSENSLKDDINNLCNFLAQPNSLTHLDLSGTDTTLECLFGALLRGCATNLVHLNVARNSFSSKKTKEIPPSFKQFFTATLSLKYLNISCCKLPLEALKHLLLGLACNESTVGLELDMSGNNLGSMGAHVLESCIHGVRCIASLDISDSNMDVDLAQVITAIGKNKSIKQLYMGRNTVSMKSKHIAIVMDALVQMLQEDDCVLQALHLPDSRLKSDLYNLINALGSNTCLHTLDISGNQIGDPGARLLAKALQINNHLRTIIYDKNNITLQGYADIVHALEKNCSVRHMPFPIFDLQPCMKTSAEKTEQLAKKIQDLLQRNVTPCKYSHGQAFRLQQGFLLSSTQQMVDRLVVQTQDTIKAIAAESCDANNDINYATGLIQDADNSKQLLPRLHEVLQRRDENNPIELKLHDMANELHKVVTGYLQDSLDAMIKCANEQCPTILQQTVIRGDESESIAVEDDLRNSCKEKNQISSEFIHTTITEQAGADIVNRVNELNLAVAGHVSDRITDEVIESLSRSYKNLIGDCDSRTRSSTPDVLRPSAGSMSSGSVIGVTSTVGVSTTLAIGRASLASEEDCPPETYSLVNSIGQCSSDQSPMATPHLSNKRKSLHGRKLRPKSVVDSVEGLSADDIPDLLPPLPKSQAEEFSAISETEHSLTESLDSVSELPNTVGQQLQHLVKSRPRRTKTRAPTRPMLRPDQPMDGLALGEGLDVFFRPTTPTTPLISPTSDDSSLHTFPTDGSPNLSLASHKSIPPDTDKKPGCSSPMLKTLLEPAPRSRSSDNLEKFSPLVGRRSQGDSPLTASPLARRNTTDNAQNHERIVAKSDSSNGTSSNSFVNTADISKRSTLPITGSGTNSVSSRDSDENGKMLQLTTAANSSDRDVSLATSVPKDYESRKSLTKKSAMEMDKSASQPLPSLKLRSIGFDLRSPTNGSSTKNTSEASKSPVLKPSAKGSCSTSDGKSNGALSKTKLTPPATAPKPRPWSMATDRKSGEFNLLSDGSSPNTSAGNTPDSGDALDESTDSGVSGPASLPPTLSASSTASSLSNTSVEKRSVRELAASLSKSKTERKEHEHTAPAAWRSVLQRSINQPDIKVMEVPKTVEEKRISYKLRRTSFLHDSNFNYDSDVVDV; the protein is encoded by the exons ATGTCAACCAGATCTCAACTTACGAAAGATTTAAACG AATCGGTGAAAGCGTTACTCGGTAAGCACGTGaagatattattaaaaaatgttgTGAAATTGGAAACAAAGCAGGATAAACAAGAAAATCGTGTTCTA GTTTTTTCACCATGCCGTCTGTTTCTTTTAACGGCCAAAGTACCCACAAGG CTCGACTGTCACTTTCATTACTTAGAAATAACATCTATAGAATCCAAAAGAGCAAACCAGTTATTATTAACTGTTGGAGAGAGGTATTACAATTTTACTACTACAGGAGCAGGCGCAGACACTACAGAAGTAGATGCAATGATCGAGGCCTTACATACTGCAATCCGAAATATCTTTCCAACTGTACCCTTAAA TtatattataagaaaaataGAAGTAATACCAGCTAGTAGATTGCAGAGCATAAGAGGTAGCGAATTAGCCAGAAGTACAGAAGCAACAAGACACACTGGGCCCTGTGGTGGATTTTCAACTCAGTATGCATGCATGTGTGACTTACATGGTGTATTATACAGAGAAGAAGTTGCTTGG GATGTTGATACAATATACCTCTCTCATGACACAAGGGAATTAAATTTAAGGGATTTTGATCATTTAGATCAGAAAGATTTGGTGCCAATCATTTCTGCCTTGGAATATAATACTTGGTTCACAAAATTACGAGCGTCTCATTTGAAATTGAGTCATGAACCTTTGGAACGATTATTACATGTTATGCGCAGATCTCTTTCCATTCAAGAACTGTATCTAGATAATCTTGGAattaaatg GGATTTTGCCCATAAATTATCACTAGCTTTAATTTCCAATGGTAACACAATGTTGCAAACTATTGATCTATCGTACAATACTATTGAAGATAAAG gaGGTGCACATTTAAGTGGTCCCATTGGCAAGCTACCTAAAGGATTACAAAAGCTAAACTTAGCACATTGTGGACTAACAGGGAAAGGAATAAGTCAAGTCGCACATGCGTTAAGTTTAAATAGAAGCATGCAAACTAGTTTGCAATATTTGAATCTTTCGGAAAACTCTTTAAAAGATGACATCAAT AATTTGTGCAATTTTTTAGCACAACCTAATAGCCTAACTCATTTAGATCTAAGCGGTACAGATACTACACTGGAATGT cTGTTTGGTGCTCTACTACGGGGTTGTGCAACTAATCTAGTCCATTTGAATGTCGCTCGCAATTCTTTTTCAAGCAAAAAGACCAAAGAAATACCACCCAGCTTTAAACAGTTCTTTACAGCTACACTTTCATTAAAGTACTTAAATATATCTTGCTGCAAATTGCCGTTAGAAGCATTGAAGCATTTATTACTTGGCTTGGCGTGTAATGAAAGTACAGTTGGTTTAGAACTTGATATGAGTGGAAACAACTTAGGTTCCATGGGCGCTCACGTACTGGAGTCATGTATACATGGTGTGCGTTGTATAGCATCATTGGATATTTCCGACAGCA acATGGATGTTGATTTAGCACAAGTAATAACTGCTATAGGAAAGAACAAGTCTATAAAACAATTATATATGGGCCGTAACACTGTTAGTATGAAAAGTAAACATATTGCCATTGTAATGGATGCACTTGTGCAAATGCTTCAAGAAGATGACTGCGTTTTACAAGCACTACATTTACCGGATTCTCGATTAAAGTCTGATCTCTATAATCTTATTAATGCTCTTGGTAGTAATACGTGTCTTCATACTCTAGATATTAGTGGTAATCAAATTGGAGATCCTGGTGCAAGATTATTAGCAAAAGCACTGCAGATTAACAATCATTTGCGGACCattatttacgataaaaataaCATTACACTTCAAGGTTATGCGGATATTGTTCATGCTTTGGAGAA GAATTGTAGTGTGAGGCACATGCCGTTCCCAATTTTCGATCTGCAGCCTTGTATGAAAACCTCTGCTGAGAAAACTGAACAACTGGCCAAAAAGATACAAGATTTATTACAAAGAAACGTTACACCTTGCAAGTACAGTCACGGTCAAGCCTTTAGACTGCAACAAGGTTTTCTATTAAGTTCTACACAACAAATGGTTGATAGACTGGTTGTACAGACTCAGGATACTATTAAAGCCATTGCTGCTGAAAGCTGTGATGCTAACAATGATATCAATTATGCCACTGGGCTTATACAGGACGCTGATAACTCGAAACAG CTGTTACCAAGATTGCACGAAGTACTTCAAAGACGAGATGAAAATAAtccaattgaattaaaattacacGACATGGCAAATGAGCTTCATAAAGTCGTAACTGGATATTTACag GATTCCTTAGATGCGATGATAAAATGTGCGAATGAGCAATGTCCTACAATACTACAGCAGACAGTAATCAGAGGAGATGAAAGCGAATCGATTGCTGTGGAAGATGATCTGCGTAATAGTTGCAAAGAGAAAAACCAAATCAGTAGCGAATTTATACACACTACTATTACAGAACAAGCTGGAGCAGACATAGTCAATAGAGTCAA TGAATTAAATTTAGCTGTTGCTGGCCATGTGTCTGACAGAATAACAGATGAAGTCATTGAATCGTTATCGAGAAGTTACAAGAATTTG ATCGGCGATTGCGATAGTAGAACAAGGAGTAGCACGCCAGATGTACTACGGCCTAGTGCTGGCTCGATGAGCAGTGGCAGTGTCATAGGTGTTACAAGTACAGTAGGTGTATCCACAACATTAGCTATTGGTAGAGCCAGTCTTGCTTCGGAAGAAGATTGTCCACCTGAAACTTACTCGCTAGTAAATTCCATTGGACAGTGTTCTAGCGATCAATCTCCGATG GCAACGCCACATCTATCGAACAAACGCAAAAGTTTACATGGAAGAAAATTGAGACCTAAATCTGTGGTTGATTCGGTTGAGGGACTTTCTGCTGACGATATTCCTGATCTACTACCACCATTGCCAAAAAGTCAAGCAGAAG AGTTTTCAGCCATCTCAGAGACAGAACATTCTTTGACAGAATCTTTAGATTCTGTTTCGGAGTTGCCTAATACCGTGGGTCAACAGTTGCAACATTTAGTGAAATCTAGACCGCGTAGAACGAAAACTAGAGCACCTACAAGACCAATGTTGAGACCGGATCAACCAATGGATGGTCTTGCTCTTGGGGAAGGTCTCGACGTATTCTTCCGACCAACTACTCCAACAACTCCTCTTATATCTCCAACAAGCGATGATAG CTCCTTACATACGTTTCCGACTGATGGCAGTCCAAATTTATCTCTTGCCAGTCACAAAAGTATTCCACCCGATACGGATAAGAAACCTGGTTGTAGTTCACCAATGTTAAAAACACTCCTTGAGCCTGCCCCACGATCACGGTCTAGCGATAATTTGGAGAAGTTTTCTCCGCTCGTCGGTAGAAGATCTCAAGGTGATTCACCATTAACTGCATCCCCATTAGCTCGACGGAATACTACTGATAATGCTCAAAATCATGAAAGAATCGTTGCGAAATCCGATAGTTCTAACGGGACGAGTAGTAATAGTTTTGTCAATACGGCTGACATTTCGAAACGTAGCACGTTGCCAATTACTGGATCTGGTACAAATTCAGTTAGCTCGCGGGATTCCGATGAGAACGGTAAAATGTTACAACTAACAACTGCTGCAAATTCTTCAGATAGGGATGTATCTCTTGCAACGTCTGTTCCTAAAGATTACGAAAGCAGAAAAAGTTTAACGAAAAAATCGGCCATGGAAATGGACAAATCTGCGAGCCAACCACTGCCCTCCCTCAAACTAAGATCGATTGGTTTCGATCTTAGAAGTCCGACAAATGGTAGCAGTACGAAAAATACTTCCGAAGCATCAAAGTCTCCAGTATTAAAACCGTCAGCTAAAGGAAGTTGTTCCACCAGTGACGGAAAGAGTAATGGTGCTTTATCAAAGACTAAATTAACTCCGCCTGCAACAGCTCCGAAACCAAGGCCTTGGAGTATGGCCACTGATAGAAAATCCG gagaatttaatttattaagcgATGGTTCTAGTCCAAATACTTCAGCAGGGAATACGCCAGATTCTGGCGATGCTCTTGACGAGTCAACGGATAGTGGTGTAAGTGGTCCCGCTTCATTGCCACCAACATTATCAGCAAGTAGCACCGCTAGTTCTTTAAGCAATACAAGCGTAGAAAAGCGATCTGTCAGAGAATTGGCAGCTAGTTTAAGCAAGAGTAAAACAGAAAGGAAAGAACACG AGCATACCGCACCTGCAGCATGGAGGTCGGTGCTTCAACGTTCTATCAACCAACCAGATATCAag GTAATGGAAGTGCCGAAAACGGTTGAAGAGAAACGAATAAGTTATAAACTTCGACGTACTTCTTTTTTACATGATTCGAATTTTAACTATGATAGCGATGTAGTGGACGTTTGA